The proteins below come from a single Zea mays cultivar B73 chromosome 8, Zm-B73-REFERENCE-NAM-5.0, whole genome shotgun sequence genomic window:
- the LOC103636351 gene encoding uncharacterized protein, with translation MKQVDRPPNNPKRITIQSSQECFSVDIPSAEQPNPCPEVENPPNADSQNVTNETVQIDSDEDDFMPALKKRNVSESHTRVLRKVVTKRIKHEELPRQRLNVRCNPQDVIASINILNERQREAIRRKGFSSILDMTVDALCSRSHLQWLMDKLDPKDMTIRPGPRKELKITKDIVHLILGVPNHGGGKPLGIDEAVAASNLRAELGVAKDEFNVAFLQDRLRKGEDDDLSIRCFFLILFNCLLFPTASWGITYHEVLLTEEMHRFHEIDWCQLIFNDLCEAAKKWQNRITTNVSTTIYGCSIVVLLYYLDHLHTAAAPHNKSGTPRIKFFDKNSIKALTKADKRKVAMGLNLSDTVK, from the exons ATGAAGCAAGTCGACCGTCCTCCAAATAACCCCAAGCGTATAACAATCCAGTCAAGCCAGGAGTGCTTCAGTGTTGACATTCCCTCTGCAGAACAGCCTAATCCATGTCCAGAAGTTGAAAATCCTCCAAATGCTGACAGTCAAAATGTGACCAATGAAACAGTTCAGATTGAttctgatgaagatgacttcatgCCAGCTCTGAAGAAGCGTAATGTTTCTGAAAGCCACACAAGAGTGTTAAGAAAAGTCGTGACAAAGAGGATTAAACATGAGGAGCTACCCCGACAG AGGCTTAATGTGAGGTGCAACCCTCAAGATGTCATTGCAAGCATTAACATTTTGAATGAAAGACAACGTGAGGCTATAAGACGTAAAGGTTTCTCTTCCATTCTTGATATGACAGTAGATGCGCTGTGCAGTAGATCACACCTCCAATGGTTGATGGACAAGCTAGACCCCAAGGATATGACAATACGTCCTGGTCCAAGAAAGGAACTCAAGATCACAAAGGACATTGTTCATCTTATTCTTGGCGTGCCAAATCATGGCGGTGGTAAACCTTTGGGTATTGATGAAGCAGTTGCAGCAAGCAACTTGAGGGCAGAGCTTGGTGTGGCCAAAGATGAGTTCAATGTGGCATTTCTACAGGATCGTTTAAGGAAAGGCGAGGATGATGACCTTTCAATCAgatgtttcttcctcattctaTTCAACTGTTTGCTGTTTCCAACTGCTAGCTGGGGCATCACATATCATGAGGTGCTTCTCACAGAAGAAATGCACCGTTTCCATGAGATCGACTGGTGCCAGTTGATTTTTAACGATCTATGTGAAGCTGCCAAGAAGTGGCAAAACCGAATCACCACAAATGTCTCCACGACTATATATGGATGCTCCATTGTTGTCCTT TTGTATTACTTGGATCACCTGCATACAGCCGCTGCCCCCCATAATAAGAGTGGCACACCTCGCATTAAATTTTTTGATAAGAATAGCATAAAAGCTTTGACCAAAGCTGACAAGAGGAAGGTCGCCATGGGGCTGAATCTTTCGGACACTGTGAAGTAA
- the LOC103636353 gene encoding uncharacterized protein, producing the protein MDIYESFAEDKCLENVFMQCFIECVRDDSKNHRRTLTSNRLILDVNVGALLNFEEQERHSKNPQPFDQNVLQNCLHNTLPALVNLDKCKSIMVPMLSRGHWTLYVINLHHRVIHILDSNPYGIQLGGTEWKDYHYDPIYLGGRKFPWARVIMSRLSKALQHVCPNAEFPKFGNFPLDMPSNCPTMRTASNDCGFFVMSYMKSYDHNAGVISSFNQPDNSRDLRAHALHQLTFHRINKALPLPLDIQRFMFARN; encoded by the exons ATGGATATTTATGAATCTTTCGCGGAGGACAAATGTCTTGAGAATGTCTTCATGCAGTGTTTCATTGAGTGTGTTCGTGATGATTCTAAAAATCATCGTCGAACTCTGACATCTAACAGATTAATACTTGATGTCAACGTTGGG GCTCTGTTAAATTTTGAAGAACAGGAACGTCACAGCAAGAATCCTCAGCCGTTTGATCAAAATGTCTTACAGAATTGCTTGCACAACACATTGCCTGCTTTGGTGAATCTGGATAAATGCAAGTCG ATAATGGTACCTATGCTTAGCAGGGGTCATTGGACACTGTATGTGATCAATCTACACCATCGGGTTATACACATTTTAGATTCGAATCCCTATGGTATACAACTTGGTGGCACCGAATGGAAGGACTATCATTATGATCCAATTTATTTAGGTGGCAGGAAATTCCCATGGGCTAGGGTGATAATGAGTAGGTTGAGCAAAGCGTTACAACACGTTTGCCCCAACGCAgaatttcctaagtttggtaatttTCCATTGGATATGCCATCTAACTGCCCAACAATGAGGACAGCGTCAAATGACTGTGGATTTTTTGTAATGAGTTACATGAAGTCTTATGATCACAATGCAGGTGTCATATCTTCTTTCAATCAACCA GACAATTCCCGAGACCTACGTGCTCatgcccttcatcaactcacaTTCCATCGCATCAACAAGGCGTTGCCACTTCCATTAGATATCCAGAGATTTATGTTTGCGCGCAATTAG
- the LOC100282361 gene encoding Transcription and mRNA export factor ENY2-like — translation MRASINRPPTPSAEEDRDKQPSLGEIINIKLVETGEKEKLMELLRERLAECGWRDEMKALCRAYARKKGRNNVTVDDLIHVITPKGRASVPDSVKAELLQRIRSFLMSTTLR, via the exons AT GAGGGCGTCGATTAATCGTCCCCCGACGCCGAGCGCGGAGGAGGATCGGGACAAGCAGCCTTCTCTCGGAGAGATCATTAACATCAAG TTGGTAGAGACTGGGGAGAAGGAGAAGCTAATGGAGCTACTCCGCGAGCGACTCGCTGAGTGCGGCTGGAGGGATGAGATGAAGGCACTCTGCAG GGCCTATGCAAGGAAGAAAGGAAGAAATAATGTGACAGTAGATGACCTCATTCATGTTATTACTCCGAAAGGAAGAG CATCCGTGCCTGATTCAGTGAAGGCAGAACTCCTGCAACGCATCCGGTCCTTCCTTATGTCTACCACACTTCGGTAG
- the LOC100282361 gene encoding transcription and mRNA export factor ENY2-like isoform X1 yields the protein MRASINRPPTPSAEEDRDKQPSLGEIINIKLVETGEKEKLMELLRERLAECGWRDEMKALCSNKHMHPMMLSKCFTFLRAYARKKGRNNVTVDDLIHVITPKGRASVPDSVKAELLQRIRSFLMSTTLR from the exons AT GAGGGCGTCGATTAATCGTCCCCCGACGCCGAGCGCGGAGGAGGATCGGGACAAGCAGCCTTCTCTCGGAGAGATCATTAACATCAAG TTGGTAGAGACTGGGGAGAAGGAGAAGCTAATGGAGCTACTCCGCGAGCGACTCGCTGAGTGCGGCTGGAGGGATGAGATGAAGGCACTCTGCAG TAATAAACACATGCATCCAATGATGCTGAGCAAGTGCTTCACATTCCTAAG GGCCTATGCAAGGAAGAAAGGAAGAAATAATGTGACAGTAGATGACCTCATTCATGTTATTACTCCGAAAGGAAGAG CATCCGTGCCTGATTCAGTGAAGGCAGAACTCCTGCAACGCATCCGGTCCTTCCTTATGTCTACCACACTTCGGTAG
- the LOC100274189 gene encoding uncharacterized protein LOC100274189 — MGACASVHKDPGYPKEQFLDSPTKAEAANEKGGCGGGDDDFADFKSKVDAEQQRAELNPKSPDSGSKDEVFFESRAWLDSDCEDDFYSVNGDFTPSRGSTPIHQPRAQTVMSNIFQPDTHGSKSPEPSPTGRRKLAELLQEAMQNGPEESTDQELQLRSVAADGKPVSESTSSSACSTVTTPIAVANAKSRKEKAWYTGRCCLPSFVHSLTLDESERAQKMSSRPCAV; from the exons ATGGGTGCTTGCGCTTCAGTTCACAAGGACCCGGGGTACCCCAAGGAGCAGTTTCTTGACTCGCCCACCAAGGCGGAAGCTGCAAACGAGAAGGGCGGCTGCGGCGGCGGTGAcgatgactttgctgatttcaaGTCCAAGGTCGACGCTGAGCAGCAGCGGGCAGAGTTGAACCCCAAGAGCCCGGATTCTG GTAGCAAGGATGAAGTGTTCTTCGAATCTCGAGCTTGGTTAGATTCCGACTGCGAGGATGACTTCTACAGCGTGAATGGAG ATTTCACTCCATCTCGTGGCAGCACACCCATCCATCAGCCCAGAGCGCAGACGGTGATGAGCAACATCTTTCAACCAGACACGCACGGTTCCAAATCACCGGAGCCTTCTCCAACTGGACGGAGGAAGCTAGCTGAGCTCCTGCAGGAGGCAATGCAAAACGGCCCCGAAGAAAGCACCGACCAGGAGCTGCAGTTGCGGTCTGTTGCCGCAGATGGGAAGCCGGTGTCTGAATCCACATCCAGCTCCGCTTGCAGCACTGTGACGACTCCGATCGCAGTCGCTAACGCCAAGAGCCGGAAGGAGAAGGCGTGGTACACCGGACGCTGTTGCCTGCCGAGCTTTGTTCATAGCCTGACCTTAGATGAGAGTGAGAGGGCGCAGAAGATGAGCTCTAGGCCATGTGCTGTTTGA